One Pararge aegeria chromosome 4, ilParAegt1.1, whole genome shotgun sequence DNA segment encodes these proteins:
- the LOC120623324 gene encoding uncharacterized protein LOC120623324 isoform X1 — translation MAFMMKKKRYKFEVQCCLEELTEVPFVSAVLFAKVRLLDGGNFQVHSSREEVRKHAVRWNAEFSFVCKMCANANTGVLERALMRVSVRKECKGGRSYQKLGFCDVNLAELAGSGDTTRRCLLEGYDPRRRQDNSVLRIRIKMNMISGDPLFKVPERMQDVAEKTGGDSGSESAAAADDDCASSTASSGFGSLTKKKNYEGVTPALSSLPSCELPSPDAEEAPPLPLPASLPTTVPVTLPDFAGLMVSSQNTVPTVGVTTTVTVSGGCAACLQQQHTHSRNSSNTSGDMSSKASGYGSSVSAASAHSRQSSEGDSADCPRPHHNSVRLERTTTTTTSVYAPAQSCKHAGRTLAKLLLEKTVRSESADVYLSMSDSTLTGSDVYLTPNATLTNPPDLIPRHVLHSPSSEEYKTPECTILDDNSFAMPTYFDKKKKAASVIISAVQPLANFQIFKQKSLNTIPALIEKNRKTEELFTNFPFLTPLAHRKNSLISNANRLSGCIEDEFYCIPSEAETDSMDRIDVRHRFRSLSNQALAAPLASTPKSEAERRSYDCPRNPSSGSLTASASESGSLERARAAHERRLAPADEQHVVSCRVENTRVNPDSLIDELLAATDLKHAVDDTAETSGLQLYITRDGTAELGSRRRQQLARRDYQRVVLHPHDNR, via the exons GGAGGAGGTGCGGAAGCACGCGGTGCGCTGGAACGCGGAGTTCTCGTTCGTGTGCAAGATGTGCGCCAACGCCAACACCGGCGTGCTGGAGCGCGCACTCATGAGGGTCTCCGTGCGCAAGGAGTGCAAAG GTGGAAGGTCGTACCAGAAGCTGGGCTTCTGTGACGTGAACCTGGCGGAGCTGGCGGGCTCGGGCGACACAACGCGCCGCTGCCTGCTCGAGGGCTACGACCCGCGCCGCCGCCAGGACAACTCCGTGCTGCGGATACGCATCAAGATGAACATGATCTCCGGGGACCCGCTCTTCAAAGT TCCAGAAAGAATGCAAGACGTAGCTGAAAAGACTGGTGGCGACAGCGGCTCAGAGAGCGCGGCGGCGGCCGACGACGACTGTGCTTCCTCCACCGCTAGTTCGGGCTTCGGTTCCCTCACCAAGAAGAAGAACTATG AGGGTGTGACGCCGGCGCTGTCGTCGCTGCCCTCGTGTGAGCTTCCCTCCCCCGACGCGGAGGAGGCACCCCCCTTGCCGCTGCCGGCCTCCCTGCCCACCACGGTGCCAGTCACGCTGCCCGACTTCGCCG GGTTGATGGTATCAAGTCAAAACACAGTCCCAACTGTGGGAGTGACTACCACCGTGACCGTGAGTGGCGGGTGCGCGGCGTGTCTGCAGCAACAACACACGCACTCTAGAAACTCTTCCAATACCTCCGGCGACATGAGTAGTAAG GCGTCCGGCTACGGCAGCTCCGTGTCGGCCGCGTCCGCGCACTCCCGACAGAGCTCGGAGGGCGACTCGGCCGACTGCCCGCGACCGCACCACAACAG CGTGCGCTTGGAACGGACGACCACCACGACGACGTCGGTGTACGCGCCCGCCCAGAGCTGCAAGCATGCGGGTCGGACGCTCGCTAAACTACTGCTGGAGAAGACAGTTCGCAGCGAGTCGGCCGACGTTTATCTCTCCATGTCCGATTCCACGCTGACGGGCTCCGATGTGTACCTCACCCCCAACGCCACCCTCACGAACCCCCCCGACTTGATCCCCCGCCACGTCCTCCACTCGCCCTCCAGCGAGGAGTACAAAACGCCGGAGTGCACGATCCTCGACGATAACTCGTTCGCCATGCCGACGTATTTCGACAAGAAGAAAAAAGCCGCCTCCGTGATCATCTCCGCAGTGCAACCGTTGGCCAACTTTCAGATTTTCAAACAGAAGTCTTTGAACACGATCCCCGCGTTGATAGAGAAGAACCGGAAAACGGAGGAGCTGTTCACGAACTTTCCGTTCTTGACGCCGCTCGCGCACCGCAAGAACTCGCTCATATCGAACGCGAACCGCTTGTCCGGCTGTATCGAGGACGAGTTCTACTGCATCCCGTCCGAGGCGGAGACGGACTCCATGGACAGGATAGACGTGCGCCACCGCTTCCGCAGTCTGTCCAACCAGGCGCTGGCCGCCCCGCTGGCGTCCACGCCCAAGAGCGAGGCGGAGCGCCGCAGCTACGACTGCCCCAG GAACCCGTCGTCCGGCTCGCTGACGGCGTCCGCCTCCGAGAGTGGGTCGCTGGAGCGCGCACGCGCCGCGCACGAGCGCCGCCTCGCGCCCGCTGACGAGCAG CACGTGGTGTCGTGCCGCGTGGAGAACACCCGCGTCAACCCGGACTCGCTCATCGACGAGCTGCTCGCCGCCACCGACCTCAAGCACGCCGTCGACGACACCGCCGAGA CGTCGGGTCTGCAGCTATACATCACCCGCGATGGGACGGCCGAGCTGGGCTCCCGGCGCCGTCAGCAGCTGGCCCGGAGAGACTACCAGCGCGTCGTGTTGCATCCGCACGACAACAG GTAG